The Desulfonispora thiosulfatigenes DSM 11270 genome window below encodes:
- a CDS encoding DUF2157 domain-containing protein, producing the protein MNKKEISKDNYNFLKKELTYAQKKEIISEKEFENIMNLYEQKNKLNFIKVLLTVGALLIGLGVLSFIASNWQVMSKVSKFSVIIFFYLAINFAAWKLMKKNNKLAVSLVYVGCLIYGSGIFLIGQMFNFGGHYSDAFLYWCIGILPVGIILKDKIIYIFAHLLSLIYLNGQFDLDGSPYVILTLLIVFYYFNKDFGEFSFGTFLNNLVLLNTILYFLIKYNIHELYIAAIFFIIGLVMYLKPVKLDPEIFILQGNLVFGIAGLILTFKGNWNIIPERYAITASIIFALLYLVFLLFLTNKGNIISLVFICLTIFRYYFDTFYNFMPKSAFFIIGGLILLGFGYHFEKLRKRGALDAYK; encoded by the coding sequence GTGAATAAAAAAGAAATAAGCAAAGATAATTATAACTTTCTGAAAAAAGAACTAACTTATGCTCAGAAAAAAGAAATAATTTCTGAAAAAGAATTTGAAAATATAATGAATTTGTATGAACAAAAAAATAAGCTTAACTTTATTAAAGTTTTATTAACGGTGGGAGCTTTATTAATAGGTTTAGGTGTTTTATCTTTTATCGCAAGTAATTGGCAAGTTATGAGTAAAGTAAGTAAGTTTTCTGTAATTATCTTCTTTTATTTGGCTATTAACTTTGCGGCATGGAAACTAATGAAAAAAAACAACAAACTAGCTGTGAGTTTAGTTTATGTAGGATGTTTAATATATGGTTCAGGAATTTTTCTCATTGGGCAAATGTTCAATTTTGGAGGTCATTATAGTGACGCCTTTCTTTACTGGTGTATTGGGATATTACCTGTTGGAATTATTTTAAAAGATAAAATTATCTATATATTTGCTCATCTTCTTTCCTTAATTTATTTAAATGGTCAATTTGACTTAGATGGATCACCTTATGTGATATTAACTTTATTAATTGTGTTTTATTATTTTAATAAAGATTTTGGTGAATTTAGTTTTGGAACCTTTTTGAATAATTTAGTTTTATTAAATACAATACTTTATTTTTTGATTAAATATAATATTCATGAATTATATATAGCTGCAATATTTTTCATAATTGGTTTAGTGATGTACCTAAAACCTGTAAAGCTAGACCCGGAAATATTTATTTTACAAGGTAATCTTGTTTTTGGAATAGCAGGATTAATTTTGACTTTTAAAGGTAACTGGAATATTATACCTGAGAGGTATGCTATAACAGCTAGTATTATTTTTGCTCTTTTATATTTAGTATTTTTATTATTTCTAACTAATAAAGGAAATATAATATCTTTAGTATTTATTTGTCTCACAATATTTAGATATTATTTTGATACCTTTTATAATTTCATGCCAAAATCAGCATTTTTCATTATTGGTGGATTAATTTTATTAGGTTTTGGATATCATTTTGAAAAGCTGAGAAAGCGTGGTGCTTTAGATGCATATAAATAA
- a CDS encoding GDYXXLXY domain-containing protein encodes MHINKKTFIIAILIPALFLISLTIKPLTTIMLGDEILLETRPFDPRDVFRGDYVNLGYEIEEIPIEKFPVALQNKEFTDTRQVKKATNNGTIYGVLKIKNSKADIAYISLERPSDKPYIKGKIVNYYQFIHYDDKIPEIEKELITEQGPEPIYINFGLDKYFVAENTGEELEKRAREGKVLAKVKLLNGYGILTDIK; translated from the coding sequence ATGCATATAAATAAAAAAACATTTATTATTGCTATTTTAATTCCCGCACTTTTCTTAATAAGTTTAACTATAAAACCACTAACAACCATAATGCTAGGGGATGAAATATTATTAGAAACTAGACCTTTTGATCCCAGAGATGTGTTTAGAGGAGATTATGTAAATTTAGGTTATGAGATTGAGGAAATACCCATAGAAAAATTTCCTGTAGCATTGCAAAACAAGGAATTTACAGATACACGACAAGTAAAAAAGGCTACTAATAATGGAACTATTTATGGAGTTTTGAAAATTAAAAATAGTAAAGCTGATATAGCTTATATTAGTTTAGAAAGGCCAAGTGATAAGCCTTATATAAAAGGTAAGATTGTAAACTATTATCAGTTTATTCATTATGATGATAAGATTCCTGAAATCGAAAAAGAACTAATAACTGAGCAAGGACCTGAACCTATCTATATTAACTTTGGATTAGACAAATACTTTGTAGCAGAAAATACAGGAGAAGAACTGGAAAAGAGGGCTCGTGAAGGAAAGGTATTAGCCAAGGTTAAATTATTAAATGGCTACGGAATCTTAACTGACATAAAGTAA
- a CDS encoding trimeric intracellular cation channel family protein, which translates to MLIEVFEIIGTIAFAISGALVGINKELDYLGVVTLAVTTALGGGVVRDVLIGQTPPTAFSSSSFIIMSIVSAIIVFHFHDKLLKFRYPIQLSDALGLGAFTTIGASIAIANDLTSPFVVALLALSTGAGGGIIRDVFVKEIPFVFRKEIYGSASILGSLIYLLSLNLFTENSAMYICFTVTFLVRVASMKYNINLMVAKRESASASVKETL; encoded by the coding sequence ATGCTGATTGAAGTTTTTGAAATTATAGGTACGATTGCTTTTGCTATATCAGGGGCTTTAGTTGGGATTAATAAAGAATTAGATTATCTAGGTGTAGTAACCTTAGCTGTAACTACAGCCTTAGGTGGAGGAGTCGTAAGGGACGTATTAATTGGGCAAACTCCTCCTACTGCTTTTAGTAGTTCATCTTTTATAATAATGAGTATCGTTTCTGCTATAATTGTTTTTCATTTCCATGATAAATTATTAAAGTTTAGATATCCAATTCAGCTTTCTGATGCTCTTGGTTTAGGTGCGTTCACAACTATCGGGGCAAGTATAGCTATAGCTAATGATTTAACTTCTCCTTTTGTCGTAGCTTTACTAGCTTTAAGTACAGGTGCTGGAGGGGGAATAATAAGGGATGTTTTTGTAAAAGAAATTCCTTTTGTATTTCGTAAAGAAATTTATGGTTCAGCTTCAATTTTAGGCTCTTTAATTTATTTATTATCTTTAAATCTTTTTACGGAAAATTCAGCTATGTATATTTGTTTTACGGTTACATTTTTAGTAAGAGTAGCATCCATGAAATATAATATTAATCTAATGGTAGCTAAAAGAGAAAGTGCATCAGCATCAGTAAAAGAAACGTTATAG
- a CDS encoding L,D-transpeptidase, producing the protein MYSITINTTARTLTVHKNGAWYRSYPVAVGKASTPTPKGTFTIVNKAINPGGPFGARWLGLSKPHYGIHGTNNPSSIGKAVSNGCVRMYNNNVIELASFIPLRTVVNII; encoded by the coding sequence ATGTATAGTATAACAATTAATACCACGGCTCGTACACTTACCGTACATAAAAATGGTGCTTGGTATAGATCTTATCCTGTTGCGGTAGGTAAAGCATCTACTCCAACACCAAAAGGAACTTTTACTATTGTTAACAAAGCAATTAATCCTGGAGGTCCCTTTGGTGCTCGCTGGTTAGGTTTAAGTAAGCCTCACTACGGTATCCACGGAACTAATAATCCTTCTTCCATAGGTAAAGCTGTCTCTAATGGTTGCGTTCGAATGTATAATAATAATGTTATTGAGTTAGCAAGTTTTATTCCGCTTAGAACTGTGGTCAATATTATTTAA
- a CDS encoding AzlC family ABC transporter permease, translating to MNKEIKAGMVAGIPLFIGFVPIAMTFGILSKNAGLSFLETTLFSALVFAGSSQFIALSLFVAGAGLGSIILTTFLVNFRHFLMSASLATKLEVKNKKWLPIISFGVTDEAFSITSFIEGKLLKEYLLPIQVISYLGWVGGTVLGYLIGGVLPEILRTSMEVALYAMFIAILVPEAKKSNKAIVLASLSGLVNFIFGKMKFLPQGWSIIFAIILVSTLGLYLFKEEVVSYE from the coding sequence ATGAATAAAGAAATTAAAGCCGGAATGGTAGCAGGTATTCCTCTTTTTATTGGTTTTGTACCCATTGCGATGACTTTTGGGATATTAAGCAAAAATGCAGGGCTCTCTTTTTTAGAGACCACACTTTTCTCAGCTCTTGTTTTTGCTGGGTCAAGTCAATTTATAGCTTTAAGTTTATTTGTAGCGGGAGCGGGACTAGGAAGCATTATCTTAACTACTTTCTTGGTGAATTTTCGTCATTTTTTAATGAGTGCTTCTTTAGCAACAAAATTAGAAGTTAAAAACAAAAAATGGCTACCTATAATTAGTTTTGGAGTAACTGATGAAGCATTTTCTATAACTTCATTTATCGAAGGTAAGCTTTTAAAGGAATACCTCCTACCTATACAAGTTATTTCTTATTTAGGCTGGGTTGGTGGAACTGTTTTAGGCTATTTAATAGGTGGAGTACTACCAGAAATTTTAAGGACAAGCATGGAAGTAGCTCTTTATGCCATGTTTATTGCAATTTTAGTACCTGAGGCTAAAAAATCTAATAAAGCTATAGTCTTAGCTAGTTTATCAGGACTGGTAAATTTTATTTTTGGAAAAATGAAATTTTTACCTCAAGGTTGGAGCATAATTTTTGCAATTATTTTAGTATCTACCTTAGGATTATATTTATTCAAGGAGGAAGTAGTTTCATATGAATAA
- a CDS encoding AzlD domain-containing protein → MNNIYYIIIGMMVVTYIPRLLPFLFLEKIKLPPKVHRVLTFIPYTALGALIIPGIFTATPSMPIASLLGGAFALVYSWNKGGIIIPVIGAILTTFLVLLI, encoded by the coding sequence ATGAATAATATCTATTACATAATAATTGGGATGATGGTTGTTACCTATATTCCTAGGTTGCTTCCTTTTTTATTTTTAGAAAAAATCAAATTACCACCAAAAGTACATCGGGTATTAACATTTATTCCTTATACGGCTTTAGGTGCACTGATTATTCCAGGTATATTTACAGCCACACCTTCTATGCCCATAGCTTCGCTCTTAGGAGGAGCATTTGCCCTTGTTTATAGTTGGAATAAAGGAGGCATAATAATACCTGTCATAGGAGCAATACTAACAACATTTCTAGTGCTTTTAATTTAA
- the mntA gene encoding type VII toxin-antitoxin system MntA family adenylyltransferase antitoxin, which produces MEENEQRKITDYLRDKLSPYLIIIFGSFAKESTHKNSDLDVAFISEKKFSDYELFMIAQRLADIIGREVDLIDLTNASTVFQAQIIGTGKVIYCSDEQKRMLFELTALKKYTRLNEERKFVIEKIKESGRVYGK; this is translated from the coding sequence ATGGAGGAAAATGAGCAAAGAAAAATAACAGATTATTTAAGAGATAAATTATCACCTTATTTAATCATAATTTTTGGATCTTTTGCCAAAGAATCTACACATAAAAATAGTGATCTTGATGTCGCCTTTATAAGTGAAAAAAAATTTAGTGATTATGAATTGTTTATGATAGCACAAAGGTTAGCTGATATCATCGGAAGAGAAGTTGACTTAATTGATTTAACAAATGCATCCACCGTTTTTCAAGCTCAAATAATTGGAACAGGCAAAGTAATATATTGTAGTGATGAACAAAAAAGAATGCTTTTTGAACTTACTGCCCTTAAAAAATATACTCGTTTAAATGAAGAAAGAAAGTTTGTTATCGAAAAAATAAAAGAAAGTGGTAGAGTTTATGGAAAGTGA
- the hepT gene encoding type VII toxin-antitoxin system HepT family RNase toxin has translation MESDVILNKIQTIERCLKRIAEEYDNNSENLKNYTKQDSIILNIQRACEASLDIGMHIIAEKKLGIPQTSRDVFEILQENKIIAKNIADNLKAMVGFRNVAVHDYQKLNLKVVQKIIENHLTDFQEYTKQIILKEF, from the coding sequence ATGGAAAGTGATGTTATCTTAAATAAAATTCAAACTATAGAGCGATGTTTAAAAAGAATAGCCGAAGAATATGATAATAACTCTGAAAATCTAAAAAATTATACTAAACAAGATTCGATAATTTTAAATATTCAAAGAGCATGTGAAGCAAGTCTAGATATTGGAATGCATATAATTGCAGAAAAGAAACTAGGTATTCCCCAGACAAGTCGGGATGTTTTTGAAATACTACAAGAAAATAAAATAATAGCTAAAAATATCGCTGATAATCTTAAGGCAATGGTAGGGTTTAGAAATGTTGCTGTTCATGATTATCAAAAACTTAATCTGAAAGTAGTGCAAAAAATTATTGAAAATCATCTTACAGATTTTCAGGAGTATACCAAGCAAATTATTTTAAAAGAGTTTTAA
- a CDS encoding response regulator, with protein MENKKILIIEDEVSIEDILSYKLKKEGYNIKYCTTGTKGLEEIKTFMPNLVLLDLMLPDRSGF; from the coding sequence ATGGAAAATAAAAAAATATTAATAATTGAAGATGAAGTTTCTATTGAGGATATTCTTAGCTATAAGTTAAAAAAAGAAGGTTACAATATTAAATATTGTACCACGGGTACTAAAGGTTTAGAGGAAATTAAAACTTTTATGCCTAATCTTGTTCTTTTAGATCTTATGCTTCCTGATAGGAGTGGTTTTTAA
- a CDS encoding carbon-nitrogen hydrolase family protein: MELKIGLIQMKTVDSKEENLMKAEKMIKEAVGKGANFIVLPEMFNCPYETSNFIHYAEEERGRTWGFLAKIAKENNIYLVGGSIPEIEGDKTYNTSYVFNNTGAQIAKHRKIHLFDIDVVGGQKFKESDTLTSGNDLAIFVTPFGKMAVIICYDLRFPELSRLLVQKGVKLIIVPASFNMTTGPLHWELLFRARAVDNQVYMIGAAGARNYDSSYIGYGNSLIVDPFGKITDKLTEREEILVTEIDIAQVEAIRNQIPVLKHLRHDLYELIYKK, from the coding sequence ATGGAATTAAAGATTGGTTTAATTCAAATGAAAACGGTAGATTCTAAGGAAGAAAATTTAATGAAGGCAGAAAAAATGATTAAGGAAGCAGTAGGTAAGGGGGCTAACTTTATTGTTTTACCAGAAATGTTTAATTGCCCTTATGAAACGAGTAATTTTATTCATTACGCAGAAGAGGAGCGGGGCAGGACTTGGGGTTTTTTAGCTAAGATTGCTAAAGAAAACAATATTTATCTAGTAGGTGGGTCTATCCCAGAAATAGAAGGGGATAAAACATATAATACTTCATATGTTTTTAATAATACAGGTGCACAAATAGCTAAACATCGTAAAATTCATTTATTTGATATTGATGTGGTAGGAGGGCAAAAATTTAAAGAGTCTGATACCCTAACTTCCGGAAATGATTTAGCTATTTTTGTAACACCTTTTGGTAAAATGGCGGTAATAATTTGTTATGATCTTAGATTTCCTGAACTTTCAAGATTATTAGTCCAAAAAGGGGTAAAACTTATTATTGTGCCAGCTTCTTTTAACATGACTACAGGACCTCTTCACTGGGAATTGTTATTTAGAGCTAGAGCAGTAGATAATCAAGTATATATGATTGGTGCAGCCGGGGCTAGAAATTATGATAGTAGTTACATAGGTTATGGAAATTCCTTGATTGTAGATCCTTTTGGAAAAATTACCGATAAACTAACGGAAAGAGAAGAAATTTTAGTAACAGAAATAGACATAGCTCAAGTAGAAGCGATTAGAAATCAAATTCCGGTTTTAAAACATTTACGCCACGATCTTTATGAATTGATTTATAAGAAATAA
- a CDS encoding THUMP domain-containing class I SAM-dependent RNA methyltransferase, with amino-acid sequence MKKVTLIATAAFGLEAIVKREVQKLGYENVRVEDGKIIFEGDLLAIARSNLWLRSADRVKLVIGEFKATTFDELFEKTKALPWGDWISEDAEFPVSGKSIKSTLYSVPDCQAIVKKAVVESLKNKYNVSWFDEDGPLYKIEVAILKDIVTLTIDTSGAGLHKRGYRDHIGTAPLKETMAAALIQLSYWNPDRLLVDPLCGSGTIPIEAALIGKNIAPGMNRSFASEEWPVISKDIWREARKETHDLANFDRKLQIIGTDIDEEVLKVARRNASEAFVEDDIHFQKMPVNEWRSAKKYGVIICNPPYGERLSEEKEIINLYKEMGKAFRAHDSWSYYIITSYEEFEKAFGKRADRKRKLYNGNIKIDYYQYYGPRPPKRDNENTKEDAN; translated from the coding sequence ATGAAAAAAGTAACTTTAATAGCAACGGCTGCTTTTGGATTAGAAGCAATAGTAAAAAGAGAAGTACAAAAACTTGGCTATGAAAATGTACGAGTAGAAGATGGAAAGATAATATTTGAAGGAGATTTATTAGCCATAGCTAGAAGTAATTTATGGCTAAGATCGGCTGATAGAGTTAAATTAGTAATTGGAGAATTTAAAGCTACTACGTTTGATGAATTATTTGAAAAGACCAAAGCTCTTCCTTGGGGAGACTGGATTAGCGAAGATGCTGAGTTTCCTGTGAGTGGAAAGTCTATAAAATCTACTTTATATAGCGTACCTGATTGCCAAGCTATTGTGAAAAAGGCTGTAGTAGAAAGCTTAAAAAATAAATATAATGTTTCATGGTTTGATGAAGATGGACCTTTATATAAAATAGAAGTCGCAATTTTAAAAGACATAGTAACCTTAACCATTGATACGAGCGGTGCAGGTCTACATAAAAGAGGTTATCGTGATCATATTGGAACTGCTCCTTTAAAAGAAACTATGGCAGCTGCTCTTATCCAATTATCATATTGGAATCCTGATCGATTATTAGTAGATCCATTATGTGGCTCAGGAACTATACCTATAGAAGCTGCTTTAATTGGAAAAAATATTGCCCCTGGTATGAATAGAAGTTTTGCGAGTGAAGAATGGCCAGTGATTTCTAAAGACATTTGGAGAGAGGCTAGAAAAGAAACACATGATTTAGCTAACTTTGACCGAAAACTACAGATAATTGGAACGGATATTGATGAAGAAGTTCTGAAAGTAGCCAGAAGAAATGCAAGTGAAGCTTTCGTAGAAGACGATATTCATTTTCAAAAGATGCCGGTAAATGAGTGGCGTAGTGCAAAAAAATATGGGGTAATCATTTGTAATCCACCTTATGGAGAACGTTTAAGTGAGGAAAAGGAAATAATAAATCTTTATAAAGAAATGGGCAAGGCATTTAGAGCACATGATTCTTGGTCGTATTACATTATTACTTCATATGAAGAGTTTGAAAAAGCTTTTGGTAAAAGAGCAGACAGAAAAAGAAAATTATATAATGGAAATATAAAAATTGATTATTATCAATATTATGGGCCTCGTCCACCTAAAAGGGATAACGAGAATACAAAAGAGGATGCTAATTAA
- a CDS encoding zinc ribbon domain-containing protein: MSFFEKLGDHVEYFGQKSKKVIEDKANTLGQKSKEIVGIARLNIMITQLEIDLKDKYTKLGAIVYKSYREENLNTFTLEKLCHEIDVLTEGLDELNAKLDELQLKPICPKCGEKNMNQAIYCSFCGNLLPKKTEDNSDYIDLNKK, encoded by the coding sequence ATGAGTTTTTTTGAAAAGTTAGGAGATCACGTAGAGTATTTTGGTCAAAAGTCTAAAAAGGTTATTGAGGATAAAGCTAATACTCTAGGTCAAAAATCGAAAGAAATAGTTGGCATAGCAAGGTTAAATATTATGATTACTCAATTAGAAATTGACTTGAAAGATAAATACACCAAACTAGGAGCTATCGTTTATAAGTCATATCGAGAAGAAAATCTTAATACCTTTACTTTAGAAAAGCTGTGTCATGAAATAGATGTCCTTACAGAAGGTCTGGATGAACTTAATGCCAAATTAGATGAACTACAATTAAAACCTATTTGTCCTAAATGCGGAGAAAAAAACATGAATCAAGCTATTTATTGTAGTTTTTGTGGAAACTTACTTCCTAAAAAAACGGAAGATAACAGTGATTATATAGATTTAAATAAAAAATAA